A stretch of DNA from Methanogenium sp. S4BF:
CAGGGCAGATTTCATGGCATGAAAGGCACCCCATACAGTTTTCCGGATGGGCCGGATAACTAACGCAATTTTGTAATTGAAGTACTTCCATTGGGCAGTCTTTAACGCAAAGGCCACAACCGACGCAGGCATCTTCGTCAACCTTGATTTCTATCATGTATCAACCCTTCATAGAGAGAAGAATTCGGGACTTCTCCTCGCTGGTAAACAGCAATTATTAAAAGGTGTGATTAATAACTAAAAGTCCTTCCGATGGATGATCGGAGTTCATTTATTATGTGGAAATGAATGAATTCTCTGTATTTTTGATTAAATTTAAAAATAAACAAAAAATATAAATAAACAACTGTTTTGGTTAATTAATAGATTTTGATATTCACTGCCATCTGTCACCTTTTCCTTCCGTTCAATAATGATTATTAAGTGGAGAGATGGCGAAACAACTTATGATTATGATATATCAGGCACTTGTTCTTTCATCAGCGGCTATCGCGCTTACTCTTCTGTATGCATCAGTGCTGGATCTGCGTGAACGAAGGGTCCCTTTTAAAACATGGTATCCGATGCTTTTTATTGCAATTCCTATGGCAGTG
This window harbors:
- a CDS encoding 4Fe-4S dicluster domain-containing protein, with amino-acid sequence MIEIKVDEDACVGCGLCVKDCPMEVLQLQNCVSYPAHPENCMGCLSCHEICPAQALEHKGAVPSRRMYISMKVCTMLRKVI